The following is a genomic window from Anaerobaca lacustris.
GCCGTCATAGGCGACCTTGGTGTTGTTGATCTTCAGGTACAACTGCCCGGTGTTGTCCGGATCGCCGTAGAAGTACAGCGACAGGGTCCGGATGCCGCTGGCGGTCCAGTTCTGAGCCGCGAAGGTCCGCTCGGCCTCCGCAACGGCCGTCCCACCGGTGTTCTCATAGAACAGCGGCATCGACTGGCGACCGCTGCGGACGATCGTTTGCTCGGCAAACGGTGCAGTCATGTTGCCGACCGTCGAACCGGTTCCGTTGACCCAGCCATCGATCCACGTGTCGAAGATGGCTTCGCCGGCCTCGATGTCGTCGCCGTAGCTCTCGAAGTCCTCGACCACCACGAACGCGCGGGTCGCGAAGCTCCAGAGCGTCCCTTCCCATGTGGTGATGGCCTCGACCTCATTGACCTCGGCCACCTTCCAGTAGTAGGTGGTCGCCAGGTCGAGCGCGCCCGGTGCGATGCTGGCCTGTGCGACCGTGCCCAGCAGGTCCAGTGCCTCGGCGTCGGTGCCGAAGTACACCTCATGCGAACCCGCTTCGCGTCCGGCGCGCCAGCTCAGGACGGCGTCGGTATTGACGTTGGTGGCCCCATCGGCCGGCTGCGGCTCTCGTGCCTGGACGGGGATGTAGGTGAAGCGGACTTCGCTGAGCCCGTACTGGCCCATCATGCCGAAGGCGCTGTTGACGGTGAGCTTGACGGCTTTGACCGCAAGCCCGTCGAAATCGATGGTCGAGTTGTAGACGTAGCCCGCTCTGGCCGTGGCCTGTTCCAGGTCGAAATCGCCCAAGGCGGTCCACGTTTCGCCGTCGGCGGAGTACTCGACGGTGACGTTCTTCAGTCCGAAGCCGAGCAGCTTTTCGAACTGGACGTTGTAGTTCCAGACATGGAGTTGATAGAGCTTGTAGGCCGCGTCGAACTCGTACTGGATGTACAGGGCCGATCCGTCCGCCGGAGGCCGGGCCGTCCACATGTCGAACGCCTCGACGGAGTGCCCGTCGGCGGCGTCAAGACCGGAACCGTTGACCGTGTTCTCCGGGCCGGACATCGCGTCCGAATCGCCATTGCTCGTAGCGATGACGTTCGCGACGGCATAGGCGAACGGTTCGACCTCGAAGCTCCAGATCAGGCCCTTGAAGATCGTTCCGCCTGCCTCGACCTCATCGACGCGCCAGTAATAGGTCTGGCTGAATTCAAGACGTCCCGGATTGTATGTCAGGGCCGCCTGGCCCTGGCTGGCCAGCACGCCCATCGGATTGGCGCGGGTGGCCGCATTGACGTCCTCGAAACTCGTCCCGAAGTAGACGTCGTGCGTTGCGGCCGATTCACCCGCCGCCCAGCTCAAGATCGTGTCGCGCGGCACGTCGGTCGCGTCTTCGGCCGGCACAGGGTTGCTGGCCAGCGCCGGATCGAACAGGCCGCCCATGATCGCCAGGATCTCGGCTTCGGTCAGGGCCCGGCTGAAGAAGCAGACGTCGTCCAGCGAACCGCCGCTCATCCGACGCGCTACCCAGTCGGCATTGCCGTCGCCGCCGAGATACGTCAATCCGTCCCAGGCAATGGTTCCGTGGGCGACATTGTTGACAGCAGACGCCTCGCCGTTGAGATAGAACGTTGCCTTGTCGGGCTCGACCGTCACCGCGCAGTGGGCCCACTCATTGAGCGGATGCAGGACGTTGCCGCGGAAGCTCCAGGTGTTGGAGGCGTCGGCCCAGTGATAGGCCAACTGCCGGTCGGCCAGCAGGTTGAAGCCGGAGGCGGGACCGGGATTGCGGTGCATGATGATCGACGCCCATTCGGGCTGTGCCGCGGGGGCAAACAGCCAGCCGGCCATGGTGGCCTGACTCAGCGACAGGCCCATCGGCTGGATCTCGACCAGCGTCGGCCCGACCAGCGTAATGGCGTTGCCGTAGACGCCCGTCGTCCAGGCCGGACTGCCGTTGACGAACTCGCCGTCGTTGCCGTTGGGCGACGAATCGGCCACGATGCTGCCGGCGCCCTCGTCACAGGTCCACCAGCCGATGATGGCCGGGTCGCTGAGGGGGTTGAACGCTCCGGCGGTGCCCTGCATCAGGGCCAACAGTACGATCAGGAATGCGAAACAAGTGCATCGCTTCCACATAGGGATTCTCCTTCACAAAAGACCACTCAAACCGCGCTCTGACCACACATCAGGGCTCTGGATCTCCCCCGTTTCATTACAGCTACTCGATTTTTCTACCCGCGCAGCCCCAAGGGGCCACGGCCCGTTTCCCCCTCCACGGATTACAAGAGATGGTATCGGCCGGATCACCTCCTTCCTGTAGAAGATTGGCGACGCTTGGCGTGGGCAGACCGGGTCCGGCATGTGCGGAAACCATGCGTTCTGCGTCCCCCTCTGTCTTCTGCGTGCCAAGAACACACTGCGCCAGGTCCTCCGACACTGACTCTATGTGCGATTCCGAGTTTGCCGAGGTGTCTGCGGCGTCCGATCCCCCGACCCGATCACCGGATCGAACGGCGCAGAAAGACTACTCCTCACGAACACAATTATTTATACCAGATAGCGACGCGGCCTGCAAGTGCATTTTCTCGGACGCTGCGCCGCCCACAGCCGCCTTGGTTGCGGGCGAAGCCTACACCAGGCCCACCGACCCGAAGGCGAAATAGAAGAAGTAGCTGGTGCCGAACTCGCGGATCAGCAGGTTGAATGTCGCCTGCTGGGTCTGGGGCTGCATCGAACCTCGGATTTGCACGAACCGTTGGTATCTCTGGATGGTTCCAGGGCTTATCTTGATGCGTCCCAGGTCGGGCTTCTGCCTCTGGGCCCCGTAGTGGATCAGGACGGCCTCTTCATACAGGGTGGGGGTTGTGTGGTAGCCCAACTCGTCGAGGCGGTGCAGATTCTCGACGATCTTGTCGACTTTGCCGGTCAGCAGATAGCACGCCATGAGGTACTCGAAGGCCATCTTATTGCGCGGGTTCCGCTCCAGCAGCCTGGCCAGGGTCCGTTCGAGGGGCTCGGCGGCGGCCACCGCCAGCGGGTCGTCCGGCATGCAGGAGCGGATTCGCTCGATGTAGGCGGCCCGATCGGGCGACAGGCCGTGGTCCAGATCGTGCAACCATGATTGAGCGGTCTCCTGGCGGATCGGGTCCCGCTTTAGTGCGTTCAGATAGATCCGCGCCGTGTCGGGCTGGCCCTTGACGAGGCTGACCTGCCCCAACGTCTCCAGGGCGACGCCGAGATGGTCCTTGGTTGCCAGCAGCTCCGAGGCCAGCTTCTGGGCCAGGTTGGCGTGGCCGAGCTCCAGAAAGGCGTTGCTGAGCTTGTACAGGGCCAGATCGGACTCCCGTTGCTCGTGCGTAATCAGAAGAGCGTGTGGGTTCAGGGGGAACGTGAACATGTCGTAGGGGAGCCGGCCGGTGTGATAGAGGGCCCGAAGGATATCGTGATTGACGAAGACGTTGATCCTGCCTTTGGGCAGCCGGCGGCCGAGCGCCAGGACGTCGTCCCATCGCTTCTCGCACGCGTAGTAGTTCGACAGGACATAGGGCTTGCGCAGCTCGTCACGGTCGAAATACAGCCCGAGGGCCATCAAGACGATCGGTGCGGCGGCCAGGGCCGGCTTGAAGAGGGCTGCCGGGAACGACCTCTTGTGTCGTGAAGCACCGTGCTTGTCGCGTCTCTTGGTCTTCTTCGAACGGCCGGCGGACTTCTGCCTTCTCCAGGCGACCAGGCGGCTGCCGACAAAGGTCAGCAGCACGGCCAGAGGCGCCAGCCCGTACAGACAGTAGATCAGGACCCTCAGGAATGGTCCGGCACCGGTGACGACCGATGGGACGAATGGCGTCAGGATTGAGAACGCCCGGCGCGGGGCGATCAGGAACACGTACTGGGCGGGGACCCAGACCACTGCGACGCTCGTGGGCGGGATGAGAATGGCCAGCGTCCAATTCCTGCGAAGGAAGATTGCATGGACCGCAGCCGTTGTCGCGAACACCAGCAACGCCCCCGACCCGCCCATCCAGAAGGCGAAGGCAGCCATCGGAACACAGGTCGCGATGCGAACCCAGGTGCGGCGAAATGCGAGTTTCTCGAAGGCAAGGGCCAGGACGAGTCCCAGCCAGACGGCCAGGGCGGCCGGCAGGGGATGTTTGTAGTGGCTGTAGATCAGGAAGAAGGCAACCGCCGGCAGGGCGGTCAGCGAGCCGGTGTTTGCGGCACCGGCAAGGGCCAGATGCCGCCGGAGCGATTCGCCGATCCCCAAGGCCACCAGTATGATGATCAGGGCCCCCAGGCATGCGTGGTAGTATCCCTGCGACAGCAGCCCGGCCACATAAAGAACACCGCCGCCCGGCACAGCCAGGCGGTTCAGCAGAAAGGCCCGGCCCGTGGCGAACAGCGGGGCATCCGGGAGGATCGTTCCGAAGCAGTGGTAGATCAGGTGGGGCTCGACAACCAGCCATAGGTACAGGAAGCACAGCACGAAGAACAGCAGGTTCTGCGGCAGCCATTGGGCTCTGAGCGTCATGCCCTTGCTTGTCCGGGCTTGTGTGGTTTCCGCCATCGCGGGCTACTCCCGTTCCTGCCAGGGATCGGACGGCACTGTCTTCGGGCTGGCCCCTGTGATGGGGATGTCGGTCGCGATGGACGGCCCGGCGCGGGCCGCCTGGGCGAGCCGCCACTTCCTTACGTTGACCGGTCCGGTGACCAGTTCCGGGGTACTGTACGTCTCAAGGAGCGAATCGTAGGTGGTCGGGTCTTTCTGAGGCACGACGAAGGGTTTGTGCGCCGTCCCGGCCTCGTCGATGTAGCTCAGATACGTCCGGGTGAACAGGCCGCCCTGACGCTTGCTGCTGAAGGCGATCCAGCGGCTGTTGCTCGACCAACTGTGCCACGATTCCGAGAACTCGCTGTTGATCGCCAGCCTGCGGTACTGTCGGGTGGCCAAGTCCATGATGTAGAGGTCGCTGCTGGGCTGATAGACGGGGAAGCAGCCGTAGTCGCACATGCAGAACAGCAGGAACCGCCCGTCCGGCGAGACCCTGGGCAACAGGATGCTCAGGCCCGTCTCCTGGGCCGATAGGATGGTCTCCGCCTGGCCCCATTGGCCCGTCTCGATGTCGTAGCCGATACGCAGCAGATCGTATTTGAGATCCTCGTAGTTGTCGGGCGGCACCTTGTTGCGGTCCTCCCACAGGATCGGGGCGCTGCAATAGTAGAGGAACTTGCCGTCGGGTGACCACGCGGGATAGGTTTCGAGCCGGTCTTTGTCGGCCAGTTCGGGCGGAGAGGTCGCCGTGCGGCTTTCAACGTCGTAACAGACCAGCGCCGAGTCCAGATCGGCCACATCCCGCACCTCCATCGCCCCGGCGCGGAAAAACTGGATGACCTTGTTGATCGAATACACGGCGACACGACCGCTGGGGTGCCACGCCGTGTAGCCCCATTTGGCGCCGACCTTCTCGACCTGCCCGTCCTGGGCCAGCAGCGTGTGGCTGCCGTATGTGGCGCTGCGCAGGCTGATGGACAGGGTCTCGGGGTCGTTGCCGGCGAAGCTGTGACAGTTCAGGCACCCTTCGCCGAACGATCGGCCATGCAGGACGACCGAGGTATCGAAGCCGGCGAGGTTCCGCTGGTAGATGCCGATGTCCTTCCACCAGTTGTAGAGTGGCTTCATGAGCCGGAATACCAGGGTCCCGTCGATGTCTTCCTTGGCGATGGTGTTGGTGACGGTCTGAAAACGCCGCCATTGGCGGTCCTGGCCCTGGACGTAAATGTCGAAATGCAGGTCACGACCCCGGTTGGCGTCCAGCAGCTTGCGCCATGGACGAGCAGAGAGGCGCATCTGCCCCGTCTTGCCGAATGCGGTGACCGGTACGCCGTGTTGCGAGTGGACCTTGAGGAAATACGCGCGGCCTTCCTCCCGGATCTGGAGATTCAGAGGGGCGATGTTGGCCGGGATGACGGTTCCCGAGTAGTCCGGGCTGATGTCGGGCTCGCGCGCGACCTCGCTGTATTGGTCCACGGCGCTGGGAGAGCAGGACGCCGGCCAGAGGGCTGTCGCGACGACGATGCAGCCAACGAAGGCCGTGACGACGAATCGTTTTCTCAACTGACTTGCCACGCAGGACGTCCTACTTCGACCTGTTCGACTGTGGTCTGAACTCTCTACCGCGACAGTCTGTCAGGTGCGGGCGGAGAATTCAAGCCCCGAAGGGGATCGGGCGCAACGAAATCGCCGAACGCACAGAAAGAAGCCCCCGCGTTTGATGAGGGAGAGGAAGCGAGACGTTGCGGGGGCCTGTGGACTGCCTTCACATCGTTCATGGTATCCGAGGGGACCGGTCGGGTCAAGACGTCAGACGTGATTTTTCCGGAAATCCCGGCGGCGTCGGCCGGCCGCAGACCGTCGGGTCGGGCAAACGACCGGTTCGATCCCATCGCTTTTCTTGACGGGGCGGCTTCGACGCCTTATATAGTGAGACTTTGAAGGGATGCTTCATTGGTATGGAACCTAAGGGGATGCTGAATGGCCCAAAAGAGTCAATGCGACAAGTGTACGGGATTGTGTTGTCGGTATTTCGCACTGCCGATCGAGACGCCGGAGACCAAGGAGGACTTCGACGACGTTCGATGGTACCTGTGCCACAAGGACGTGACGGTGTTCGTCGAGGACGGCGACTGGTACGTGAACATCAAGAACAAGTGCCGCCATCTTTCGGAGACGGACTACCGCTGTGGGATCTACGAGAAGCGGCCGCACATCTGCCGTAAGTACAAGCACTCGGATTGCGATTTCGTCGATGGCGAATACGACTACGAGCTGCACTTCACCAACGACAAGGAGATGGAAGAGTACATCCGGATCAAGTTCGAGAACAACGTGACCGAGAAGCAGCGCGCCGTGAAGCACAAAGGGAAGACCAGGAAGGCATGAAGATACCACCGGTCAAAGGAACGCGGGATTTCTATCCGCCCGAGATGGCCCGGCGGAACTGGATCATCGACGGATGGAAGAGCGTCTCGATTCGCAACGGGTTCGAGGAATACGACGGTCCGATCTTCGAATACCTCAAGATGTACCAGGTCAAGAGCGGCGACGAGATCGTCGAGCAGCTCTTTTCGCTCCAGGACCGCGGCGGTCGCGATCTGGCGATCCGCCCGGAGATCACCCCGACGCTGGCGCGGATGGTCAATCAACAGATCAACGCGTTGCCCCGGCCGATCAAGTGGTTCTCCGTGCCCAGACTGTGCCGGGCCGAGCGTCCGCAGAAAGGGCGGCTGCGCGAGTTCTTTCAGTGGAACATCGACATCATCGGCATCGACAGTCCGGAGGCGGACGCCGAGGTGATCTTCACGTCGCTGGATTACCTGCGCAGGGTCGGCCTGACCGCTGCCGACGTCCGCGCGAAGATCTCCAGCCGGCGGCTTCTGGCGTCGGTGTTGCGAGGGCTCGGCATCGACGAAGGCGGGCTCGACGCGATGTACGCCCTGCTGGACAAGAAGGCCAAGCTGCCCGCCGATACGTTCGATGCGCTGCTGGCCGAGCAGGTCCCGGACAAGGGGCAGGCCGCTCGGATATCCGATTTCATGGCGTTGGATTCCATCGATGAAATCCAACGCGTGGTGGCCCTCGATGACGAGATTCGTGCGGCCATCGAGCAGATGCAGAACGTCTTCGCGACGCTGGAACTGATGGGTGTGGCCGACTACTGCGTCTTCGATCCGACCATCGTGCGCGGTTTGGCCTACTACACGGGCGTGGTGTTCGAGATCCACGATATCGTGGGCGAATTGCGGGCCATCTGCGGCGGGGGGCGGTACGACAACCTTCTTCGCGATTTCGGCGGTCCGGCGATCCCCGCCACGGGGATGGGGATGGGCGACTGCGTGTTGGAGATCCTGCTGCATCAGAAGGGCCTTCTGGACAGTCAGGTGCCGCCCCGACGACTGGAGTTTTTCGTCGCCTGTGCGGACGGCGCCCTGGCCAAAGCGATGTACGCGGTTGCGGCCAGGCTGCGCGCCTGTGGGCGGTCGGCCAATTTCAGCTACAAGCTGGGCGGGCTCTCGAAGCAACTGAAGGAGGCCTCCGCCCAGAACGCCGGGCGGTGTATTATCATCGGCCAGGAGTACCTCGACAAACAGGAGCTGATCGTCAAGGATATGGCCAGCGGCGAGCAAACGCAGATTCATGTGGATCGGTTCCTGTCGGAACTGGGCACGACATAAGTTTGGCGGGGCATCGGTCACAGGCCCCGGAGAGTGTGGGGAGATCGCAATGAGCGGGTTTGGTCTGTGTCGATTCATCGTGTCGGTGGCCTTGCTGTTGAGTGTGGCTGGTCTGCCGGCCGCGGCCCAGCAGGGAGGCGCGGAATTCTGGCCTCAGGTGCATTCGAATCGCAGGGTGACGTTCTACCTTCGCGCTCCGGCTGCTCAGCATGCGACGCTTGAGGCGAGCTTCCTCTCGGAGCCCGCGCCGATGACGAAGGACGCCGAGGGGCTGTGGTCGGTCACCGCCGGGCCACTCGATCCGGAAATCTACGAGTACAACTTCAAGGTGGACGGCCTGGCGATCCCCGATCCGATGAATCCGTTCGTCAAGGTCTGGCGGCGCAGCGCGCGGAGCATGGTCCTGGTTCCCGGCGATCCTCCGATGTTCTATGAGGAGCAGGACGTTCCTCATGGGACCGTGCACGTCCACCGTTATCGTTCGAAGTCGCTCGATGTCACGCGGGGCCTGTACGTTTATACGCCGCCCGGCTACGAAACGTCTGGGCCACTGAAGTACCCCGTGCTCTATCTGCTGCATGGCAGCGGAGACACGGAAGACGCCTGGACCGTCGTTGGACGGGCCAACCTGATCGCAGACAACGCCCTGGCCGCCGGGCGGGCCCGGCCGATGATTGTCGTGATGCCGTACGGACATACGCCGAGCATCGCGTCCGACCGAGCGCGGCCTCGCAACTGGAAGAGCTTCGAGAGCGACCTGATCGGCGACGTCATTCCCTTCGTGGAGAAAAACTACCGCGCGCACCGCGGCTCGGAGCATCGGGCGATTGTCGGGTTGTCGATGGGAGGGGGCCAATCGCTGCGGATCGGGCTCGGACGTCCGGAGATGTTCGGCTGGGTCGGGGCATTCAGCTCGAGCGCACCGTCCGGCGAAGAACTCGACGCGCTGCTGGCCAGGCCGGAGCGGCTCAATGAGACGCTGAGGCTTCTTTGGATCGGCTGCGGCAGGAAGGATTTCCTGTTCGAGGCCAACCAGAAGTTCCTGGCGGCGCTCGATGCGAAGGCGATCCGGCACACGGCTCATATCACGGACGGGGGCCATGAGTGGCCCCTTTGGAGGCACTACCTCAACGAAGTGCTGCCGCTTCTGTTCGACGCGGGCAGGTAGCCGTATCGCCACAGAGCGAACCGGCGGCGCCGACAGTCCGGCCTGCGAGAGAAGGGGCCAGTGGAATGCGGGACTCTTCGGCCAATCATTACGAACGCGCGTTCGAAGGCTGGCTGATCGACCAGCAGGTGCCGTACGTTCGCGCCGACGAGCACAAGCGGATCGGCACGATGCGCCAGTCCGTCAAGAATTTCGACTTCCTCCTCTACGCCCCTCTCGGACGACGCATCATCGTCGAGGTCAAGGGCCGCACGTTCAGAGGGACCACGCTGGCCGGGCTCAAAGGGCTGGAATGCTGGGTCACGCGGGACGACGTCCGGGGCCTGCGGGCGTGGCAGAAGGCCCTCGGACCCGGCCATGAGGCGGCGTTCGTCTTCGCCTACCGTGCCGCCCGCGTCGATGTGGACTTCGACGGCCGCGATGTCCTCCGCCTGGATCGGGACTGCTACGTCTTTCTGGGCATTCGCATCGAGGACTATCAGCGGCACATGAGAGTCCGCAGCCGTCGATGGCAGACGGTGACGCTGGCGGCCGACCGGTTCCGCGCCCATGCGATCGACCTGTCGGCGCTGCTGGCGTAGCCCTCCACATCGTGTCCCCACCTCTATGGCGCCTCCAAGCCCCGCTGCGTGCGGGGCGGGTTCTTCGGGCGGCGACTTGACCGAAACGTGCAAAGTGGATATACTGTGTACCTATCTGTCTGTGTGTTGTGGTTTCGGGTTCTCCTGGGAAGGTGTGGACATGAAAGCGACAGCGCAAGGCCGCCCGGTTCGGGCCGTTCACCGAAGATGGATCCTCCCCTTGTTTCTGGTTTCCGGCGCCACCGGTCTGATCTACGAAGTGACGTGGATGCGGTCCCTCGGCACGGTGTTCGGCAATACGGTCTACGCGGCCAGCACGGTCCTGACGGCCTTCATGCTGGGCCTGGCGATCGGAAGCTGGCGGATCGGCCGCCGGGCCGACCGCGTGACGCGACCGGTGCGGCTCTACGCCGTCCTGGAACTGGGCATCGGCGCGTACGGCTTCGCCTTCCCGACCATCCTCGGTCTCGTGGATCGATTTTATCTCTGGTTCTTCCAGACATACGAGCCGGGCGTCTACACGCTGAATCTGGTTCGTTTCATCGTCTCGGTCCTCATCCTTCTGCTTCCCACCGCCCTGATGGGCGGGACCTTGCCGATCCTGAGCGGGTTCTGGGCGGCTTCGGCGAGCGAGAAGAAATCCACGCAGCGGACCGGGCAGGGCGTCGGCTATCTCTACGCGGCCAATACGTTCGGCGCCGTCCTTGGCACCTTCCTGGCCGGCTACTATCTGATCCGCCTGCTCGGCGTCAACGCCTCGATCTACGCGACCGCAACCACCAACCTCGCGATCGCCTCTGTGGCGTGGCTGATCTCTCTGGGCATCGGGCCGCGAGCGGTGATCGCCGGTTCCGCCAAACGCAAGCAGAAGGGCCTCGCCTCGCTCAAGGAGCGGATCGCCCGCGCGCAGGAATCGCCCGCCGTATACTCCGAACGCGTCCGGACGATTGTCCTGGGCGGCGTCCTTGTCGCAGGGTTCTGCGGAATGGCGATGGAGGTGCTGTGGACCCGGGTGCTCGTGTTCGTTCTGGAAACGTCCGCCTACGCCTTCGCCTGCATGCTGACGTGCTTCATCCTCGGCATCGCCCTGGGGAGTCTGCTGTCGAGTGTCCTGTTGGTGCCCCGTCTGAAGGACCCGATCTTCGGGTTCGCCGCGATTGAGTTTGCGCTGGCGCTGTCTCTGCTGGGGTCCATCGGGATGCTCGGCTGGCTCTGGCACGTCGATGCCCTGGTCCTCAAGCACGTGGTGGACTGGAAGATCTCGTTCGCGGGCGATACCGTGGTCCATTTCATCGACACGCTGCTCGTGATGTTCGTACCGACGGTGCTGATGGGGATGGTCTTTCCCCTTGCGGTGCGGATCTGCGCACCGGCGTGGGAGACGGTGGGTCGGCGCGTGGGACAGGTGTACGCGGCCGACACGGTGGGCAGCGTCCTGGGGGCCTCCGCCGCCGGCTTCCTGATGGTGCCGTGGCTCGGCCTGCGCAACAGCTTCCTCGTGGTCGTGGCGGTCCTCTTTGTGCTGGCGACTGTACTGGTCGCCCTCTCGGACAAACGACGCCTTGCGCTGGCCGCCGGAGGGGCGGTGGTCTCGACGGTGCTGATCGCCGTGTCGGTGCTGGCGATCCCGCACGACGTGTTCCTGCAAACGATGAACACCTATCACCATCCCAGCGATATCGTGTTCATCCACGACGACGCCACCGGGACGGTGACGGTTCACGATCTGCCGGACGGCGACCGGCTGATCGCCGTCGACGGTGTCAACGTCGCGGGCGTGGACCTGATGCTGCGGACGACCCAGAAGCTCCAGGCCTACGCGCCGCTGTTCGTTCACGAGGACCCGCAGGACGTGGTCCAGATCGGTTACGGCAGCGGCGAGACCTGCGGTATCGGACTGGACTTTGGAATCGCCCGGTATACGATCGTGGACGTCTGTCCGGGCGTTTTCGAGGCGGGCGCGTTCTTCGAGGAAATCAACCGCCGCTCGTACGCCAATCCCAACCTCCGCAAAATCATCATGGACGGCAAGAATTTCGTCAAGATGACCGAGGAGAAGTTCGACGTCATCATGAACGATTCGACTTATCCGGGCACCACGGGCAGCTCGGCCCTCTATACGTACGATCACTTCAAAGCCTGTCGCGAGCGGCTCAAACCCAACGGCGTCGTCTCCTGCTGGCTTCCGCTGGACCTTCGTCCGGAGGACTTCCGGCTCATCCTGCGCAGCTTCCAGGCGGCGATGCCGCACAGCTCGCTGTGGTTCGTCAACAACTGCGTGAACAAGCACGCCGTGCTCCTGGCGACGCTGGAGCCGATGCAACTGGACTTCCGGCGGATCAAGGCCATCGCCGAGCGCCCCGACATCGCCAAAGACCTCGAAGAGATCAACGTGTACTCGGTCTACGACTTCCTGGACTGTCTGATCGTGGGCGAGGAGGACCTGCGAACGCTCGCCGGGCAGGGGCCTCTGCACACCGACGACAAGCCCTATCTGGAGTTCGGCGCCGCCATCAAGCGGGACGTGGAAGGCTCGTGGCTGGAGATCATGCGGGCCATCAGCGCGCATTGCACGCCCTTGCTGACCCACGTGACCAACGTCGGCCCGTTGCCGGACGAGCGGGAGGACCCGAGGGTCGTCCTCCAGCAATACAGTCAGGCGACCACCCACGTGTTGCAGGGTGTCGTGGGCGCCCTGCTCGGCGATCCGGACATCATGAACGAACAGTTCGCCGCCGCCAAGCGGGTCAATCCCCACGACCGGGACGTGGACAGCATTCTCGAAGAGTTGCGCATGGAGATCCAGGCCCTGGAAGAGGCGGTGGAACGAACGCCGGGGGTTGCCGAGTTGCGGGGCCGCCTGGCGAAACGCTACATGCTGTCGCAGGACTACGGTCGCGCCGTCGAGCAGTACGAGTATTTCGTCCGCCTGGCGCCCCGCGACGCGGCGGGCTGGAACAACCTGGGGATCTGTTACCGGCGCGTCAACTCGTTCGACCAGGCGGCTGCCGCCTTCGAGCACGCCCTGCAACGAGACCCCGGCCTGCTCGGTGCGTACACGAATCTCGCCGAAACCCGCGACGCCCAGGGCGACCTGCCCGGAGCGATGGTGGTTCTGGAACGCATGCTGCCCCTGTTGCCTCGTGACGGGCAGGCTCGCACGCACGATGTGCTCGCTCAGTTGAGCTTCCGCCGACAGGACCACGCCCTGGCGGTGCGGCACCTCGACCGCGCGATCGAACTGGCCGCCGGCGACCGCGCCATGCAGCAGGTCCTCATCGCCCGACGGCAGAAGATCCAGCAGTTGATCGACGGACAGGCGCGCTGACCGCCACCCGCATTCGACGACAACGAATAAGGGCCGGGTCCGAAGACCCGGCCCATTGTGAGCTGACGCAACAGCACGCTATGGACGAGGCAGCGCCTTTTCGAGTTCCGCCAGCACCTCGGCGCTGACGGTCTCGACGTGCAGACTGCCGAAGATCACCCGGTATTCCGTCTCGGAAACCTGCCATCGCATCAGGACCTGATCGGCGTCCTGAGGTGTTACGACGGCACCGTAGTAGGCAGGATGCTTCTGGTCTTGCGAGAGCGACATGTAGAACGAGCCGATCCCCATGACGGGCGCCAGGGTCTTCGTGAGTTCCTTGATACGCTCATCCATGTCCTCTTTCTCCGGCTGATGACCGTCGGCGACGCTTCGTTTGGCGAGGTCCTTCATCACCGACATGAGGGTCACCATATCCAGTTTCTCCGGGTAGCGACCGCCCAACTCGGCAAACAGCCGCAGCCCCTGGATGGCGGTCTGTTCATTCATCGCCGGCATCTGAAGCGGTCCTCCGCCCAGAGTGGTATAATCATCCGGGATGACCGGCTCGAACTCGGAG
Proteins encoded in this region:
- a CDS encoding YkgJ family cysteine cluster protein is translated as MAQKSQCDKCTGLCCRYFALPIETPETKEDFDDVRWYLCHKDVTVFVEDGDWYVNIKNKCRHLSETDYRCGIYEKRPHICRKYKHSDCDFVDGEYDYELHFTNDKEMEEYIRIKFENNVTEKQRAVKHKGKTRKA
- the hisS gene encoding histidine--tRNA ligase, producing MKIPPVKGTRDFYPPEMARRNWIIDGWKSVSIRNGFEEYDGPIFEYLKMYQVKSGDEIVEQLFSLQDRGGRDLAIRPEITPTLARMVNQQINALPRPIKWFSVPRLCRAERPQKGRLREFFQWNIDIIGIDSPEADAEVIFTSLDYLRRVGLTAADVRAKISSRRLLASVLRGLGIDEGGLDAMYALLDKKAKLPADTFDALLAEQVPDKGQAARISDFMALDSIDEIQRVVALDDEIRAAIEQMQNVFATLELMGVADYCVFDPTIVRGLAYYTGVVFEIHDIVGELRAICGGGRYDNLLRDFGGPAIPATGMGMGDCVLEILLHQKGLLDSQVPPRRLEFFVACADGALAKAMYAVAARLRACGRSANFSYKLGGLSKQLKEASAQNAGRCIIIGQEYLDKQELIVKDMASGEQTQIHVDRFLSELGTT
- a CDS encoding esterase; the protein is MSGFGLCRFIVSVALLLSVAGLPAAAQQGGAEFWPQVHSNRRVTFYLRAPAAQHATLEASFLSEPAPMTKDAEGLWSVTAGPLDPEIYEYNFKVDGLAIPDPMNPFVKVWRRSARSMVLVPGDPPMFYEEQDVPHGTVHVHRYRSKSLDVTRGLYVYTPPGYETSGPLKYPVLYLLHGSGDTEDAWTVVGRANLIADNALAAGRARPMIVVMPYGHTPSIASDRARPRNWKSFESDLIGDVIPFVEKNYRAHRGSEHRAIVGLSMGGGQSLRIGLGRPEMFGWVGAFSSSAPSGEELDALLARPERLNETLRLLWIGCGRKDFLFEANQKFLAALDAKAIRHTAHITDGGHEWPLWRHYLNEVLPLLFDAGR
- a CDS encoding HYExAFE family protein produces the protein MRDSSANHYERAFEGWLIDQQVPYVRADEHKRIGTMRQSVKNFDFLLYAPLGRRIIVEVKGRTFRGTTLAGLKGLECWVTRDDVRGLRAWQKALGPGHEAAFVFAYRAARVDVDFDGRDVLRLDRDCYVFLGIRIEDYQRHMRVRSRRWQTVTLAADRFRAHAIDLSALLA